One Rubripirellula amarantea DNA segment encodes these proteins:
- a CDS encoding polysaccharide pyruvyl transferase family protein — protein sequence MTQSNPRGALVYGFWGQNIGNAFFNIGGKWIVENTFGPNVSEIQDQPAYRTFHKKHSGNPKNDIKLLQYIDCDYVVLQGPMLTTSFRAIWEPTFKALKARGTKIILLSAGFFRYTDEEFDAAISFLKQYPPDMISSRDARTYEKIKDLAPLTYSGIDSAFFWPRAYTPVKLDMDPYITVNFDQYPEPNMTVSNAPLPGSVTANADQSFEALGRHWALKQPSLLKKFSAAGQWQCYLGARLDMRSLPEKIDGLTVMRPEHRVNPHITWKVYSQPGAIGSDEPFTYFTIYSQTELTLSDRVHACVATLAAGKPAMLCHPTPRAYLFERLGLDEIRAKPVLLDLDMLHQEQESELAFLRDAAQQLFPKG from the coding sequence ATGACGCAATCGAATCCCCGCGGTGCCCTCGTTTATGGTTTTTGGGGCCAGAACATCGGCAACGCCTTTTTCAATATTGGTGGCAAGTGGATCGTGGAGAACACGTTCGGTCCCAACGTCAGCGAGATCCAAGATCAACCGGCGTACCGTACTTTTCACAAAAAGCACAGTGGGAACCCTAAGAACGACATCAAGTTGCTTCAGTACATCGACTGTGACTATGTCGTTCTTCAAGGTCCGATGCTAACGACGTCCTTTCGTGCTATTTGGGAGCCGACGTTCAAGGCACTGAAAGCACGCGGGACCAAGATCATTCTGCTTAGCGCTGGTTTCTTTCGCTACACCGACGAAGAGTTCGACGCAGCGATCAGCTTTTTGAAGCAGTACCCGCCCGACATGATCAGTTCGCGTGATGCGAGAACCTACGAGAAGATCAAAGACTTGGCACCGCTTACCTACAGCGGCATCGACAGTGCGTTCTTCTGGCCACGCGCCTACACGCCTGTCAAACTCGACATGGATCCTTACATCACCGTCAACTTCGATCAGTATCCTGAACCGAACATGACGGTTTCTAACGCTCCGCTTCCTGGTTCGGTGACCGCCAACGCGGATCAATCGTTCGAGGCACTGGGCCGACACTGGGCATTGAAGCAGCCTTCACTCCTGAAGAAATTTTCCGCCGCAGGGCAATGGCAGTGCTATCTCGGTGCTCGATTGGACATGCGTTCTTTGCCAGAGAAGATTGACGGACTGACCGTAATGCGTCCCGAGCATCGAGTGAACCCGCACATCACATGGAAGGTTTACAGTCAGCCAGGAGCGATTGGATCCGACGAGCCGTTCACGTACTTCACGATCTATTCCCAAACTGAGTTGACGCTATCGGACCGTGTGCATGCTTGTGTTGCAACGCTCGCGGCCGGCAAGCCAGCAATGCTGTGTCACCCGACACCTCGCGCTTACTTGTTCGAACGACTAGGGCTCGACGAGATACGGGCAAAACCAGTCTTGCTCGATTTAGATATGTTGCATCAAGAACAGGAATCCGAGTTGGCTTTCTTGCGTGACGCTGCACAACAGTTGTTCCCCAAGGGCTAG
- a CDS encoding lipopolysaccharide biosynthesis protein, with the protein MSDSTEPKSRPPRSFTRQLASSGIWSVVGRVAAIGSVLLNYRLVCETLPEDELSIYNTVLGIVALAALVCASGLGSVLLRRLSHTRRAGTDDSGDHPESETPPPKSALFFQVTVLSFGIWALVSAVFVGILLVDPLFFGWVVAPIAAIIVTWIAARLMLSLITEAARALKHFSLAAIIGGQQEGPAVNLLVLASLLVHGKDVDTAGKAIMLHLIATSIVTVFSMVFMLRVFKQHDRQLSFRFPVATSKLFSESSKVLVSQVATRGITDIETILIGKYCSSEMINTWGAIRRLMIAVSAPLQFINAAIPGFIAELHSHRDYKKMERLLRGTCTLATPPAIVAFVGICFFGGWMLAIFDPAFTIGTPSLILLAAANVIFVGAGSAGLALRMTDNQGFATVSTLVIGGLYLAITPWVIEHYQIWGAAVMGTIVIVSRNAIATALVKWRLGIWCTPYWDPRKAGGILTIIRNRKQKRIKQPATATTDSREGL; encoded by the coding sequence ATGTCCGACTCCACCGAGCCTAAATCAAGACCTCCCCGAAGTTTCACCCGGCAACTGGCGTCAAGCGGCATCTGGTCAGTTGTGGGTCGGGTTGCAGCGATTGGATCGGTTTTGCTGAATTACCGGCTGGTTTGCGAGACGCTCCCTGAAGATGAATTGTCGATTTACAACACTGTATTAGGCATCGTCGCCTTAGCAGCCTTGGTATGTGCGTCGGGATTGGGGTCGGTCTTGCTGCGTCGGTTGAGCCATACGCGCCGGGCTGGGACCGACGATTCAGGTGACCATCCCGAATCGGAAACGCCACCTCCGAAATCGGCTTTGTTCTTTCAGGTAACGGTGCTTTCGTTTGGGATATGGGCGTTAGTTTCTGCTGTTTTCGTCGGCATTTTGCTTGTAGACCCCCTGTTCTTTGGCTGGGTCGTGGCACCAATCGCCGCGATCATAGTGACCTGGATCGCCGCTCGGTTGATGCTGAGCTTGATCACCGAGGCGGCGAGAGCACTGAAGCACTTCTCATTGGCAGCGATAATCGGTGGCCAACAAGAGGGCCCCGCAGTCAACTTGCTTGTGTTGGCCAGCCTGCTTGTTCACGGCAAGGATGTAGATACCGCCGGTAAGGCGATCATGCTGCACCTGATCGCGACATCCATCGTCACGGTTTTTTCCATGGTGTTCATGCTTCGAGTTTTCAAACAGCATGACCGCCAACTCAGCTTCCGCTTTCCGGTCGCCACATCAAAACTGTTCTCGGAAAGTTCAAAAGTTTTGGTTTCTCAGGTGGCCACTCGGGGCATCACTGACATCGAGACGATTTTGATCGGCAAGTATTGCAGCAGTGAGATGATCAATACCTGGGGAGCGATTCGGCGATTGATGATTGCGGTTAGCGCACCATTGCAGTTCATCAACGCGGCTATCCCCGGCTTTATCGCGGAACTCCATAGCCATCGTGACTACAAGAAGATGGAACGACTACTGCGAGGCACTTGCACACTGGCAACTCCACCGGCAATCGTCGCGTTCGTTGGAATCTGTTTCTTTGGCGGCTGGATGTTAGCCATTTTCGATCCCGCGTTCACAATCGGAACGCCGTCGCTGATTTTGCTGGCTGCTGCGAACGTGATCTTCGTGGGTGCCGGCAGTGCGGGATTAGCGTTGCGAATGACCGATAACCAAGGTTTTGCAACAGTCTCAACGCTCGTGATTGGCGGCTTATACCTTGCGATTACCCCATGGGTGATTGAACATTATCAAATCTGGGGCGCAGCGGTGATGGGCACCATTGTGATCGTTAGCCGAAACGCAATTGCCACGGCACTGGTGAAGTGGCGGCTCGGGATTTGGTGCACACCCTACTGGGACCCTCGCAAGGCGGGTGGGATCTTAACGATCATACGGAACCGCAAGCAAAAGCGGATTAAGCAGCCAGCGACAGCGACAACGGATTCGCGGGAAGGGCTTTAG
- a CDS encoding glycosyltransferase family 4 protein, with protein MNQRTVIIHDYAGHPFQVELSRYLASVWKDQGIRVIHAFSSSTHTPQGSLQVTPDDPPNFEVVPLSLGKMIQKYRFVDRFISEKKYGRLLCELCEQRKPEAVLSGNTPTVAQLMLVNWCNRNNARVATWIQDMYGVAAKRVLSKKIPVLGGLAGNYLIHLDGKSYRQSDSVIPITEDFTPLLLKQGVDASKIQPIHNWAPLDEMPQMPRDNDWSQSMKLGDEPRFIYSGTLSVRHNPQLLLDLAIRLDKEKRGRLIVISEGEAADWLAEHSKKLPSLSVLPFQPFSQLPMVLGAADVLLAILEPDAGVFCVPSKILTYLCAGRALLTAIPHDNLAARLIRDLDVGLNTSATESEPFVRMAMELAADNERRQEMGERARQYAEKEFDIAKIGKRFAAELGIPVDQECLAK; from the coding sequence ATGAATCAACGAACGGTCATCATTCATGACTATGCCGGACACCCTTTCCAGGTTGAACTGAGTCGGTACCTAGCATCGGTTTGGAAAGATCAGGGCATTCGCGTCATTCACGCGTTTTCGTCTTCCACGCACACACCGCAAGGTTCACTGCAAGTCACGCCGGATGATCCACCAAACTTTGAAGTGGTGCCGTTGTCGCTTGGGAAGATGATCCAGAAGTATCGGTTCGTGGATCGTTTCATCTCTGAAAAAAAGTATGGACGCTTGCTGTGCGAGCTTTGCGAACAACGCAAGCCGGAAGCGGTGCTTTCGGGAAATACTCCCACGGTAGCCCAGTTGATGTTGGTGAATTGGTGCAACCGAAACAACGCTCGCGTTGCAACGTGGATCCAAGACATGTACGGAGTCGCCGCCAAACGTGTGCTAAGCAAGAAAATCCCCGTGTTGGGAGGACTTGCGGGAAACTATCTCATTCATCTTGACGGGAAGAGCTATCGGCAAAGTGATTCCGTGATCCCCATCACCGAGGATTTCACTCCGCTTTTGCTGAAGCAAGGTGTCGACGCTTCCAAGATTCAACCGATTCATAATTGGGCGCCGCTGGACGAAATGCCACAGATGCCTCGTGACAATGATTGGTCGCAATCGATGAAATTGGGGGATGAGCCTCGGTTTATCTATTCAGGGACATTGTCGGTCCGACACAATCCGCAATTGCTGCTCGATTTGGCGATCAGGTTGGACAAAGAGAAACGCGGACGTCTGATCGTGATCTCCGAAGGTGAGGCTGCCGATTGGTTGGCCGAGCACAGCAAGAAACTTCCCAGCCTAAGCGTGCTGCCGTTTCAACCGTTTTCGCAATTGCCAATGGTGCTCGGTGCCGCAGATGTATTGCTGGCGATTTTGGAACCCGATGCAGGAGTGTTCTGCGTGCCCTCCAAGATTCTCACCTATCTTTGCGCGGGTCGAGCCTTGTTAACCGCAATTCCTCACGACAATCTTGCTGCTCGCTTGATTCGTGATCTCGATGTCGGTCTTAACACATCAGCCACTGAGTCCGAACCATTTGTACGAATGGCGATGGAATTGGCCGCCGATAATGAACGACGGCAGGAAATGGGCGAGCGTGCCCGGCAATATGCCGAGAAAGAATTCGACATCGCAAAGATCGGCAAACGATTTGCAGCCGAACTCGGGATTCCAGTTGACCAGGAATGTCTGGCGAAATGA
- a CDS encoding class I SAM-dependent methyltransferase gives MKSKLKAFIKAQSFGVHRLLSRAGLHVSPVHYYSAQPDVITLEKTREDWAKPSAMPGVAVDLDAQVETLRQTCLPYQDEYDKSETFAFATQNNYGPGYGAIEAQCLHAFIRHHKPSRVVEVGSGVSTQCMYEAFQINQKESPKPFEITCVEPYPSDKLRQMNVNLIEKFVQRVAFEDCFEALGEGDLLFIDSSHAVKPGSDVNYLFLEILPRIRPGVLVHIHDIYLPYDYAPKTLHTYLHWMETSLLRAFLTHNHKVEILFCQSHLHHERPDALRDVFPSYQPLELVDGLYPDGMKSSPAAVGKHFPSSIYLRIK, from the coding sequence ATGAAATCAAAATTGAAGGCATTCATCAAAGCGCAATCGTTCGGTGTCCACCGATTGCTTAGCCGTGCTGGATTGCATGTTTCGCCCGTTCACTATTATTCGGCCCAACCTGATGTAATCACACTCGAAAAAACGAGGGAAGATTGGGCCAAGCCGTCAGCGATGCCTGGCGTTGCAGTCGATCTTGATGCGCAAGTCGAAACCCTTCGTCAGACTTGCCTTCCGTATCAGGACGAATACGACAAAAGTGAAACCTTCGCCTTCGCTACCCAGAACAACTATGGGCCGGGATATGGTGCAATCGAGGCTCAGTGTCTACATGCCTTCATTCGCCACCATAAGCCTTCACGCGTCGTAGAAGTGGGCAGCGGAGTATCAACACAATGCATGTATGAAGCGTTTCAAATTAATCAGAAGGAATCGCCCAAGCCGTTCGAAATCACCTGCGTCGAACCCTATCCCTCGGATAAGCTTCGTCAAATGAACGTCAATCTGATCGAGAAATTCGTTCAGCGTGTTGCGTTTGAAGATTGTTTCGAGGCACTGGGTGAAGGTGACTTGTTGTTCATTGATTCGTCGCATGCGGTTAAACCCGGAAGCGACGTGAACTACCTCTTCTTAGAAATCCTGCCCCGAATTCGACCGGGAGTATTGGTTCATATTCACGACATTTATCTGCCGTATGACTATGCACCAAAAACACTGCACACTTATCTTCACTGGATGGAAACTTCGCTGTTGCGAGCCTTCCTAACGCACAATCACAAGGTGGAAATTTTGTTCTGCCAAAGTCATTTGCATCACGAAAGACCTGACGCTTTGCGTGATGTCTTCCCGAGCTATCAACCGCTGGAATTGGTTGACGGCCTTTATCCTGACGGCATGAAGTCGAGCCCGGCAGCGGTAGGAAAACATTTTCCTTCTTCTATCTATCTGCGCATCAAGTAG
- a CDS encoding glycosyltransferase family 4 protein, with product MTSPEKPIRVSVVAVMPGTKNGMTLMTQRIVDELRDRYRVRLCDVGRGYKKSNRIWLAKKAIQSIFSGLRIACWKANSGEYLYIPINSNAGLLYNAWQGIFARLRGFRVVVHHHGWSYLYGHDRRMAWLIRILGSQAVHVVACPEMLHELKTIYGTKFESAFVTPGIVGIDSDEATSLTKSEIQGRPLRLGMLSNLMITKGVGEAIDTFEEMRRRGADVELHLGGPIRGADAEERIAQAIARSEGRIIHHGPVYGDDKKAFYENLDVFLFPTLYRNESWGIVLNEALMAGVPVMTYRRGCTGYVVGGDGGLVIQRDENFAKLSSDLMEQWIANPDAYQVARQSAYRRGQELREEAEHQLSLFIDAFENGNWPVMPPCEQGIVPLQSVAARS from the coding sequence ATGACTTCACCAGAAAAACCTATTCGCGTTTCTGTCGTCGCGGTCATGCCCGGCACTAAGAACGGCATGACGCTGATGACTCAGCGCATTGTCGACGAACTGCGTGATCGGTATCGCGTGCGATTGTGCGATGTGGGTCGCGGGTACAAGAAATCCAATCGCATTTGGCTGGCGAAAAAAGCGATCCAAAGCATTTTCTCGGGACTACGAATTGCTTGCTGGAAAGCTAACTCTGGTGAATACCTTTACATTCCTATCAATTCAAATGCTGGATTGTTGTACAACGCCTGGCAAGGTATTTTTGCCCGACTACGAGGATTCCGGGTGGTCGTTCATCATCACGGATGGTCGTACCTCTATGGCCATGATCGTCGGATGGCTTGGCTCATTCGCATCCTTGGCAGCCAAGCGGTTCACGTCGTTGCTTGTCCGGAAATGCTGCATGAACTAAAGACGATCTACGGTACAAAATTTGAATCCGCATTTGTAACTCCGGGAATCGTCGGCATTGATTCCGATGAAGCAACCTCGCTGACAAAGTCCGAAATCCAAGGTCGCCCGCTTCGTCTGGGAATGCTCAGTAATCTGATGATCACCAAAGGCGTCGGCGAAGCAATCGACACCTTCGAAGAAATGCGACGTCGAGGCGCCGACGTTGAATTGCATCTTGGCGGTCCAATTCGGGGCGCCGATGCTGAGGAGCGAATCGCTCAGGCAATCGCCCGCAGCGAAGGCCGCATCATTCACCACGGGCCCGTTTACGGTGACGACAAGAAAGCGTTCTACGAGAACTTGGACGTTTTTCTATTCCCAACGCTTTATCGAAACGAATCCTGGGGAATCGTGCTCAACGAAGCATTGATGGCGGGAGTTCCGGTAATGACGTACCGACGCGGATGCACGGGATACGTTGTCGGCGGTGACGGTGGCTTGGTGATTCAACGTGATGAGAACTTCGCAAAGTTATCGTCGGACTTGATGGAACAATGGATCGCCAACCCAGACGCATACCAAGTTGCTCGGCAATCCGCCTACCGTCGGGGGCAAGAACTGCGTGAAGAGGCAGAACATCAATTGTCTCTCTTCATCGACGCATTCGAAAACGGCAACTGGCCGGTGATGCCTCCTTGCGAACAGGGGATCGTCCCACTTCAATCCGTGGCGGCGCGATCATGA
- a CDS encoding polysaccharide pyruvyl transferase family protein: MTASANASNVSSDQYVLYGSFGGWNVGDEAILATVENLLSIPKIRNTGEQRKFNRTVICTRVREGARELYEQNGRRIVLAKDFSAIAKALRGRQLIIGGGQILTGDKSYKGLIFLVILTTMARVLSRRAIMVGIGVEGVHRRVAKLLCRVITNNCQRVDCRDEYSQEMLKQAGCDAKRLNLMADVVLSKAIAGEHLPGLVDDSDANNLETLESHASELPMISVGLHFAPSRSYASTDEMSALASTIAEAFPDHTVSLVSNDCRAGFDEEMLTNLESQIQHPRIRFCHFDYPDQVVQNYARSVCVVSVRMHPLILALIHRVPVVGIRRSNKVIQLSQRVPFPLHDWGNDPHEHLIDLIRVAINGPAPSIDHLANLAASSFQSATAESHS, encoded by the coding sequence ATGACAGCTAGTGCGAACGCATCAAATGTCTCAAGTGACCAGTACGTTCTGTACGGTTCTTTTGGTGGCTGGAATGTTGGCGACGAGGCGATTCTTGCAACCGTCGAGAACCTGCTTTCGATTCCAAAGATTCGAAACACCGGCGAACAACGTAAGTTCAATCGAACCGTGATCTGCACGCGAGTGCGTGAGGGTGCAAGAGAGCTTTACGAACAAAACGGCCGTAGAATCGTCCTAGCCAAAGACTTTTCCGCAATCGCCAAGGCGTTACGCGGGCGACAGTTGATCATCGGTGGCGGACAAATCCTTACCGGCGACAAGTCTTACAAAGGACTTATCTTCCTGGTGATTCTTACCACCATGGCACGTGTCTTAAGTCGCCGTGCAATCATGGTAGGAATTGGGGTGGAAGGAGTTCACCGTCGCGTCGCCAAATTATTGTGCCGAGTCATCACAAACAACTGTCAGCGCGTCGATTGCCGCGATGAGTATTCGCAAGAGATGCTCAAGCAGGCGGGGTGCGACGCTAAACGATTGAATCTAATGGCTGATGTCGTGCTCAGCAAAGCGATCGCGGGCGAACACTTACCGGGCTTGGTAGACGATTCAGATGCAAACAACCTAGAAACACTTGAGTCCCACGCTTCCGAATTGCCCATGATCTCGGTCGGTTTGCATTTCGCGCCGTCGCGATCATATGCGTCCACAGACGAGATGTCGGCGCTAGCGTCAACAATTGCCGAAGCCTTCCCGGATCATACTGTGTCGCTCGTATCGAACGACTGCCGAGCCGGTTTCGACGAAGAAATGCTGACGAACTTGGAATCGCAAATCCAGCATCCGCGAATTCGGTTTTGTCACTTCGACTACCCGGACCAAGTCGTTCAAAATTATGCCCGTTCGGTTTGCGTCGTCAGCGTACGTATGCACCCGCTGATCTTAGCGTTGATCCACCGGGTCCCCGTCGTGGGAATACGACGCAGCAACAAGGTAATTCAGTTGTCGCAGCGAGTTCCGTTTCCACTACATGATTGGGGCAACGATCCGCACGAACATTTGATCGATCTTATTCGCGTAGCAATCAACGGTCCTGCTCCTAGCATCGATCACTTGGCAAATCTCGCCGCGAGTTCATTCCAATCCGCCACAGCGGAAAGTCACTCATGA
- a CDS encoding nucleotidyl transferase family protein, with translation MKILTSGFFDQLNPSQLRFLQSAARLGDLYVGVGSDENHFRLKSTRSLYSQADRANMLAALECVASSIALHGEGEADFEEAIESVNPDCYLSSIYNDSPVKRALCEKHGVEYRVVDPNDFDGRPVEATPEKSVSIDTTNLYFPYRICMTGGWLDQPWVSEVHPGGVTVLGVEPDRSFMLRGGMATSTRETAKRIWSTFPSGDPVHLAEILFGAENPPGKKYISGSQDALGLCLPGYSLLHYDGGFWPTKIESECDKETTAWLESVIWMVPLRERTDGYDPLLEQDLSRANISGLARSSELAMKAVRSKSTEMLGEALLLTLDAWRKMLPLTVPDEFEPFFKKFDATAGYNMSGCGGGYLIVISDKPVEGGFQIRVRRA, from the coding sequence TGGATTCTTTGACCAACTCAATCCCAGCCAACTTCGGTTTCTTCAGTCAGCGGCCAGGCTAGGCGATTTGTACGTCGGTGTGGGCTCGGATGAGAATCACTTCCGGCTCAAGTCAACTCGTTCGCTGTATTCGCAAGCTGACCGCGCCAACATGTTAGCCGCGTTGGAATGCGTTGCCAGCAGCATTGCTTTGCATGGTGAAGGGGAAGCGGATTTTGAAGAAGCTATTGAGTCAGTGAATCCCGATTGCTACCTCTCGTCGATCTACAACGATTCACCTGTCAAACGAGCACTCTGCGAAAAGCATGGTGTTGAGTATCGCGTTGTCGACCCGAATGACTTCGATGGTCGCCCCGTGGAAGCCACGCCTGAAAAATCAGTTAGCATCGACACCACCAATCTGTACTTCCCTTATCGGATATGCATGACCGGGGGTTGGCTCGATCAACCGTGGGTCTCGGAAGTTCATCCTGGCGGTGTTACCGTTTTAGGAGTAGAACCCGATCGCAGCTTCATGCTGCGCGGCGGAATGGCCACGAGCACTCGTGAGACAGCCAAGCGAATTTGGTCGACGTTTCCGAGCGGTGACCCAGTTCATCTCGCTGAAATTCTATTCGGAGCCGAGAACCCACCAGGCAAGAAATACATCTCTGGTTCACAGGACGCTTTGGGGCTCTGTTTGCCGGGCTATTCTTTGCTTCATTACGACGGCGGGTTTTGGCCCACCAAGATTGAATCTGAATGTGACAAAGAGACAACGGCTTGGTTGGAAAGCGTGATTTGGATGGTCCCGCTACGCGAACGAACCGATGGCTACGATCCCCTGCTCGAACAAGATCTATCCCGTGCCAATATTTCCGGTCTAGCTCGTTCAAGCGAGTTGGCAATGAAAGCGGTCAGATCCAAGTCCACCGAGATGCTTGGTGAAGCCTTGCTGCTAACTCTTGATGCGTGGCGGAAGATGTTGCCGCTCACGGTGCCCGACGAGTTCGAACCCTTCTTTAAAAAGTTCGACGCAACCGCAGGATACAATATGTCAGGTTGTGGTGGCGGATACTTGATCGTGATAAGCGACAAGCCCGTCGAAGGTGGCTTTCAAATCCGGGTTCGACGAGCGTAG
- a CDS encoding O-antigen ligase family protein → MTLLFALALTVVLANFFWLRFRHDATLALGTSIVASYWFPTYWVVDVLGNPISVQTASAALCLFAFVLTRGSLAFRLNMLDIAIGSIMVVHAVSDGVVHGEGPLAIVRAYGEWMLAYASGRYAFGSIEALRNARFHIWAFFAISLSIWMVDVFGGINVCFDVTEMFADWEPPRRTKRYGIIRTAGLTTHPIFFSALLMSMLPLAVASLGWTYKEQFNRRYLTAAVSLGIGCLFLSRAAVLSIFAAAGVFATTMSRKVLFAGLVSVAIGIGAVAMNFEAAKTMWMKTGDFSDEREKVVVINGEEKIHTSTLARFRVYDVYGRSAMRAGFFGYGTQAVSGFPPNIPYLPKEAMATEVVWTVENSYLLLLLRFGWVGLACFLLLMVSPMITMMTAREFEVREQMQIFVAAAASVSVLLFTVYADYQMIGAFLFLLGVTSSLADPRIGVGDE, encoded by the coding sequence TTGACGCTCTTATTCGCTCTCGCTTTAACCGTTGTTCTAGCAAACTTCTTCTGGTTACGATTTCGTCACGACGCCACTTTGGCTCTTGGTACTTCGATCGTAGCGAGCTATTGGTTTCCTACCTACTGGGTTGTCGACGTTCTCGGAAATCCGATCAGTGTGCAAACGGCTTCGGCGGCACTGTGCTTGTTCGCATTCGTTTTGACGCGGGGATCACTCGCTTTTCGTTTGAACATGCTCGACATCGCGATCGGTTCCATCATGGTCGTTCACGCTGTTTCGGACGGTGTGGTACATGGTGAAGGGCCATTGGCGATCGTTCGCGCGTACGGGGAATGGATGCTCGCTTACGCTTCGGGTCGGTATGCGTTTGGTTCTATTGAAGCCCTACGCAATGCACGCTTTCATATCTGGGCGTTCTTCGCTATCTCGCTATCCATTTGGATGGTTGATGTCTTTGGTGGAATCAATGTTTGTTTCGATGTTACCGAGATGTTTGCGGACTGGGAGCCGCCTCGTCGGACCAAAAGATATGGGATCATTCGAACAGCCGGACTCACCACGCATCCGATTTTCTTCAGCGCACTACTAATGTCGATGCTTCCGCTTGCCGTCGCGTCGTTGGGCTGGACTTACAAGGAGCAATTCAATCGACGCTATCTAACGGCGGCAGTCAGTCTAGGGATAGGTTGCTTATTCTTGTCTCGTGCTGCGGTGCTGTCGATATTTGCTGCGGCCGGAGTGTTTGCGACCACGATGAGTCGTAAGGTCTTGTTCGCTGGCTTGGTCAGCGTTGCGATTGGAATCGGAGCGGTTGCGATGAACTTCGAGGCCGCAAAGACAATGTGGATGAAGACCGGCGACTTCAGTGACGAACGCGAAAAAGTCGTAGTGATTAATGGGGAAGAAAAGATCCACACCAGCACGCTGGCTCGCTTTCGGGTTTACGACGTTTATGGTCGCTCGGCAATGCGGGCGGGATTTTTTGGCTACGGAACTCAGGCGGTAAGTGGCTTTCCACCGAATATTCCTTACCTGCCCAAGGAAGCCATGGCCACGGAAGTCGTATGGACGGTGGAAAATTCATATTTGTTGTTGTTGCTTCGCTTCGGTTGGGTGGGGCTCGCGTGCTTCTTGTTGTTGATGGTGTCTCCCATGATCACGATGATGACAGCACGCGAGTTTGAGGTGCGAGAGCAGATGCAAATCTTCGTCGCCGCAGCGGCGTCGGTATCGGTGCTTTTATTCACCGTGTACGCGGACTACCAAATGATCGGCGCCTTTCTGTTCTTGCTAGGCGTCACGTCTAGCTTGGCGGATCCTCGAATTGGCGTTGGCGACGAGTAG
- a CDS encoding sulfotransferase domain-containing protein, with protein sequence MDSEPKQAPRSQPSLVKRLIQSGRYRFQTSELRHRFVSLRHRGLKPNDVFLASYPKSGNTWIRHLLAHMVTQKPTPWRGGIDQTSHSVGRHQHLPSIGTSGRLIKTHEPYRSEYKRSILFVRDGRDVAVSEYFYQKAYSKNFSVYENSFAKFLDLFLRGKTNGYRSWHRHVESWLDAADLDGNDFLVLKFEELKTDTLGCLRKMADYIGIDASDELLHEAVDHCSVKAMQQKEADFWAAKGEANRSFVRTGKSGGWRTHFTPEMERKFWQHAGSAMERCGYERIELSDAPETAPPAPDSQSVR encoded by the coding sequence ATGGACAGCGAACCCAAGCAGGCCCCACGTTCGCAGCCTTCGCTGGTCAAGCGTCTGATCCAATCAGGACGCTACCGGTTTCAAACCAGTGAACTTCGGCATCGTTTCGTCTCGCTGCGACATCGCGGACTCAAACCCAACGACGTGTTCCTGGCGTCGTACCCGAAGTCGGGCAACACTTGGATACGCCATTTGCTCGCGCATATGGTCACTCAAAAACCAACACCTTGGCGTGGCGGTATCGATCAGACTTCTCATTCGGTCGGCCGGCACCAACACCTACCTTCGATTGGAACGAGTGGTCGACTGATCAAGACTCACGAACCCTATCGAAGCGAATACAAACGCTCAATTCTTTTTGTTCGTGATGGCCGTGACGTGGCTGTGTCCGAGTACTTCTATCAAAAGGCGTACTCGAAGAACTTTTCAGTCTACGAGAATTCGTTTGCCAAGTTTCTAGATCTGTTCCTGCGAGGCAAGACGAACGGTTATCGCAGTTGGCACCGACACGTTGAATCATGGCTCGACGCCGCTGACTTGGACGGCAACGATTTCCTAGTCCTGAAGTTCGAAGAGCTAAAGACGGACACGTTGGGGTGCCTTCGAAAAATGGCCGACTACATCGGCATCGACGCAAGCGATGAATTGCTTCACGAAGCGGTGGATCATTGCAGCGTTAAAGCGATGCAACAAAAGGAAGCTGACTTCTGGGCTGCCAAAGGCGAAGCAAATCGAAGTTTTGTTCGAACGGGAAAATCAGGCGGATGGCGAACGCACTTCACACCCGAAATGGAACGCAAGTTCTGGCAACATGCCGGATCGGCAATGGAACGTTGTGGGTACGAGCGCATTGAACTTAGCGACGCCCCCGAAACCGCTCCTCCCGCGCCGGACTCCCAAAGCGTTCGCTAA